One stretch of Archocentrus centrarchus isolate MPI-CPG fArcCen1 chromosome 5, fArcCen1, whole genome shotgun sequence DNA includes these proteins:
- the sulf2a gene encoding extracellular sulfatase Sulf-2a isoform X2, with protein sequence MAGRGLPAPLPLLLLFLVLVGVLPETEGSGYLSGYRMRSRLQRDRHIRNVRPNIILILTDDQDIELGSMQAMNKTRHIMEKGGTHFSNAFSTTPMCCPSRSSILTGKYVHNHHTYTNNENCSSPSWQAHHEPHTFAVHLNNSGYRTGFFGKYLNEYNGSYVPPGWKEWVALVKNSRFYNYTLCRNGVREKHSSDYTKDYLTDVITNNSIDYFRMSKRLYPHRPVMMVLSHVAPHGPEDSAPQYSSTFSNASQHITPSYNYAPNPDKHWILRYTGPMKPVHMQFTNMLQRRRMQTLLSVDDSVEKVYNMLVETGELDNTYLIYTSDHGYHIGQFGLVKGKSMPYEFDIHVPFYIRGPDVEQGAINPHIVLNIDLAPTLLDMAGVDIPAEMDGKSILKLLDTDRPVNRFQVSRKAKTWRDSFLVERGKPPHKRADGKEMAQEENFLPKYQRVKDLCQKAEYQTSCQQPGQKWQCVEDPTGKLRLYKCKGMASLFAPRMQALMASGASQLSPTSNSDSCDCSNSGFKTSIMKRKRLFTKKKIKPGKSTSRKRWARSVSFELGGDLYAVDLEKGYWPLGSRNSSWIRDRKRGAWNEEDNEEFSGMEVTVKPTTSNKLAPPAIKVTYRCSILMNDTVKCDGGLYKSLQAWKDHKLHIEHEIETLQTKIKNLREVKGHLKKVRPEECQCNTPSYPIENKETVQLNAGQMHSLRMPSKQKTQWLQKEQKRRKKLRKFLKRLQNNDTCSMPGLTCFTHDNHHWQTAPFWTMGPFCACTSANNNTYWCLRTINDTHNFLFCEFATGFLEYFDLNTDPYQLINAVNTLDRNALNMMHQQLMELRGCKGHKQCNPEKGGKERNYFSEYRPVHRRKRPKVKKPSSKSLGQIWEGWVG encoded by the exons ATGGCAGGGCGGGGGCTCCCCGCCcctctccctcttcttcttctctttcttgtcCTGGTGGGAGTTCTCCCTGAGACTGAGGGCTCGGGATACCTTTCTGGATATCGTATGAGAAGTCGTTTGCAGAGGGACCGGCACATCCGCAACGTCCGGCCCAACATCATTCTCATTCTCACTGATGATCAAGACATAGAACTGG GCTCAATGCAGGCTATGAACAAAACTCGGCACATCATGGAAAAGGGCGGTACACATTTTTCCAACGCTTTCTCCACCACACCAATGTGCTGCCCGTCCCGCTCCTCCATCCTGACGGGAAAGTACGTGCACAACCACCACACCTACACCAACAATGAGAACTGCTCCTCACCCTCGTGGCAGGCCCACCATGAACCGCACACCTTTGCTGTGCACCTCAACAACTCAGGCTACAGGACAG GCTTTTTTGGAAAGTATCTCAATGAGTACAATGGCTCCTATGTGCCCCCTGGCTGGAAGGAATGGGTAGCATTGGTGAAAAACTCGCGTTTCTACAACTACACCCTCTGCAGGAATGGTGTACGAGAGAAGCACAGCAGCGACTACACAAAG GACTATCTGACAGATGTCATTACCAACAACAGCATTGACTACTTCCGTATGTCCAAGAGGCTGTACCCTCACCGACCTGTCATGATGGTTCTGAGTCATGTTGCGCCACATGGTCCAGAGGACTCTGCCCCCCAGTACAGCTCCACTTTCTCCAATGCATCACAGCACAT aaCCCCCAGCTACAACTACGCCCCTAACCCAGACAAACACTGGATCCTACGCTACACTGGACCCATGAAGCCTGTCCACATGCAGTTCACCAACATGCTTCAGCGCAGGAGGATGCAGACTCTGCTGTCGGTGGATGACAGTGTGGAGAAG GTGTACAACATGTTGGTGGAGACAGGTGAACTTGACAACACCTACCTCATTTACACCTCAGACCACGGCTACCATATTGGGCAGTTTGGTCTGGTGAAGGGCAAATCAATGCCTTATGAGTTTGATATCCATGTACCATTCTACATTCGAGGACCTGATGTGGAGCAAGGGGCTAT TAATCCTCACATAGTGTTGAACATTGACCTGGCACCGACTCTGCTGGACATGGCTGGTGTTGATATCCCTGCAGAAATGGATGGCAAGTCTATCCTCAAGTTGCTGGACACAGACCGGCCAGTCAACAG GTTCCAGGTGAGCAGGAAGGCTAAAACATGGAGAGATTCTTTCCTGGTGGAGAGAGG GAAGCCTCCACACAAAAGAGCTGATGGGAAGGAAATGGCCCAAGAGGAGAACTTCCTGCCAAAATACCAGAGGGTGAAGGACCTGTGCCAAAAAGCAGAGTACCAGACCTCCTGCCAGCAGCCAGGACAG AAGTGGCAGTGTGTGGAGGACCCGACTGGCAAGCTGAGGCTGTATAAGTGCAAGGGCATGGCTAGTCTCTTTGCCCCACGAATGCAGGCTCTGATGGCCAGCGGTGCCTCCCAGCTGTCTCCAACATCCAACTCTGACAGCTGCGACTGCAGCAATTCGGGCTTCAAAACATCAATCATGAAGAGGAAAAGGCTGTTCACCAAAAAGA AGATAAAGCCCGGCAAGAGTACGAGTAGGAAGCGTTGGGCCCGCTCTGTATCATTTGAGCTGGGTGGAGACCTGTATGCTGTAGACCTAGAGAAGGGCTACTGGCCCCTGGGATCcaggaacagcagctggatcagagacaggaagagaggagCATGGAATGAGGAAGACAATGAAGAATTCAGTGGCATGGAAGTGACAGTCAAACCCACTACCAGCAACAAACTTGCACCACCTGCTATTAAAGTCACATATAG GTGCTCCATTCTTATGAATGACACCGTTAAATGTGATGGAGGCCTGTATAAGTCCCTTCAGGCATGGAAAGACCACAAATTGCACATAGAGCATGAG ATCGAAACCTTGCAGACCAAAATCAAGAACCTgcgtgaggtcaaaggtcacctgAAAAAAGTGCGGCCAGAGGAATGTCAGTGTAACACTCCCAG ttacCCCATCGAGAATAAGGAGACCGTCCAGCTCAATGCAGGACAAATGCACTCACTCAG AATGCCATCAAAGCAGAAGACTCAGtggctacagaaggagcagaaaCGCAGAAAGAAGCTACGTAAATTCCTGAAGAGGCTTCAGAACAACGACACCTGCAGCATGCCTGGCCTGACCTGCTTCACCCATGATAACCATCATTGGCAGACTGCCCCCTTCTGGACAA TGGGTCCATTCTGTGCATGCACCAGTGCCAACAACAACACATACTGGTGCCTCAGGACCATCAATGACACACACAATTTCCTGTTCTGTGAATTTGCTACCGGCTTCCTGGAGTATTTTGACCTCAACACTGACCCATACCAG CTGATAAATGCTGTCAACACCCTTGACCGCAATGCTCTGAATATGATGCATCAACAGCTTATGGAATTACGGGGCTGCAAGGGACATAAGCAGTGCAACCCAGAGAAGG GAGGAAAGGAGCGAAACTACTTCAGTGAATACAG ACCAGTTCATCGTCGAAAGAGGCCAAAAGTGAAGAAGCCCTCCTCCAAATCGCT GGGGCAGATTTGGGAAGGGTGGGTTGGCTAA
- the sulf2a gene encoding extracellular sulfatase Sulf-2a isoform X1, producing MAGRGLPAPLPLLLLFLVLVGVLPETEGSGYLSGYRMRSRLQRDRHIRNVRPNIILILTDDQDIELGSMQAMNKTRHIMEKGGTHFSNAFSTTPMCCPSRSSILTGKYVHNHHTYTNNENCSSPSWQAHHEPHTFAVHLNNSGYRTGFFGKYLNEYNGSYVPPGWKEWVALVKNSRFYNYTLCRNGVREKHSSDYTKDYLTDVITNNSIDYFRMSKRLYPHRPVMMVLSHVAPHGPEDSAPQYSSTFSNASQHITPSYNYAPNPDKHWILRYTGPMKPVHMQFTNMLQRRRMQTLLSVDDSVEKVYNMLVETGELDNTYLIYTSDHGYHIGQFGLVKGKSMPYEFDIHVPFYIRGPDVEQGAINPHIVLNIDLAPTLLDMAGVDIPAEMDGKSILKLLDTDRPVNRFQVSRKAKTWRDSFLVERGKPPHKRADGKEMAQEENFLPKYQRVKDLCQKAEYQTSCQQPGQKWQCVEDPTGKLRLYKCKGMASLFAPRMQALMASGASQLSPTSNSDSCDCSNSGFKTSIMKRKRLFTKKKSSALSSAEIKPGKSTSRKRWARSVSFELGGDLYAVDLEKGYWPLGSRNSSWIRDRKRGAWNEEDNEEFSGMEVTVKPTTSNKLAPPAIKVTYRCSILMNDTVKCDGGLYKSLQAWKDHKLHIEHEIETLQTKIKNLREVKGHLKKVRPEECQCNTPSYPIENKETVQLNAGQMHSLRMPSKQKTQWLQKEQKRRKKLRKFLKRLQNNDTCSMPGLTCFTHDNHHWQTAPFWTMGPFCACTSANNNTYWCLRTINDTHNFLFCEFATGFLEYFDLNTDPYQLINAVNTLDRNALNMMHQQLMELRGCKGHKQCNPEKGGKERNYFSEYRPVHRRKRPKVKKPSSKSLGQIWEGWVG from the exons ATGGCAGGGCGGGGGCTCCCCGCCcctctccctcttcttcttctctttcttgtcCTGGTGGGAGTTCTCCCTGAGACTGAGGGCTCGGGATACCTTTCTGGATATCGTATGAGAAGTCGTTTGCAGAGGGACCGGCACATCCGCAACGTCCGGCCCAACATCATTCTCATTCTCACTGATGATCAAGACATAGAACTGG GCTCAATGCAGGCTATGAACAAAACTCGGCACATCATGGAAAAGGGCGGTACACATTTTTCCAACGCTTTCTCCACCACACCAATGTGCTGCCCGTCCCGCTCCTCCATCCTGACGGGAAAGTACGTGCACAACCACCACACCTACACCAACAATGAGAACTGCTCCTCACCCTCGTGGCAGGCCCACCATGAACCGCACACCTTTGCTGTGCACCTCAACAACTCAGGCTACAGGACAG GCTTTTTTGGAAAGTATCTCAATGAGTACAATGGCTCCTATGTGCCCCCTGGCTGGAAGGAATGGGTAGCATTGGTGAAAAACTCGCGTTTCTACAACTACACCCTCTGCAGGAATGGTGTACGAGAGAAGCACAGCAGCGACTACACAAAG GACTATCTGACAGATGTCATTACCAACAACAGCATTGACTACTTCCGTATGTCCAAGAGGCTGTACCCTCACCGACCTGTCATGATGGTTCTGAGTCATGTTGCGCCACATGGTCCAGAGGACTCTGCCCCCCAGTACAGCTCCACTTTCTCCAATGCATCACAGCACAT aaCCCCCAGCTACAACTACGCCCCTAACCCAGACAAACACTGGATCCTACGCTACACTGGACCCATGAAGCCTGTCCACATGCAGTTCACCAACATGCTTCAGCGCAGGAGGATGCAGACTCTGCTGTCGGTGGATGACAGTGTGGAGAAG GTGTACAACATGTTGGTGGAGACAGGTGAACTTGACAACACCTACCTCATTTACACCTCAGACCACGGCTACCATATTGGGCAGTTTGGTCTGGTGAAGGGCAAATCAATGCCTTATGAGTTTGATATCCATGTACCATTCTACATTCGAGGACCTGATGTGGAGCAAGGGGCTAT TAATCCTCACATAGTGTTGAACATTGACCTGGCACCGACTCTGCTGGACATGGCTGGTGTTGATATCCCTGCAGAAATGGATGGCAAGTCTATCCTCAAGTTGCTGGACACAGACCGGCCAGTCAACAG GTTCCAGGTGAGCAGGAAGGCTAAAACATGGAGAGATTCTTTCCTGGTGGAGAGAGG GAAGCCTCCACACAAAAGAGCTGATGGGAAGGAAATGGCCCAAGAGGAGAACTTCCTGCCAAAATACCAGAGGGTGAAGGACCTGTGCCAAAAAGCAGAGTACCAGACCTCCTGCCAGCAGCCAGGACAG AAGTGGCAGTGTGTGGAGGACCCGACTGGCAAGCTGAGGCTGTATAAGTGCAAGGGCATGGCTAGTCTCTTTGCCCCACGAATGCAGGCTCTGATGGCCAGCGGTGCCTCCCAGCTGTCTCCAACATCCAACTCTGACAGCTGCGACTGCAGCAATTCGGGCTTCAAAACATCAATCATGAAGAGGAAAAGGCTGTTCACCAAAAAGA AGTCCTCTGCCTTGTCCTCTGCAGAGATAAAGCCCGGCAAGAGTACGAGTAGGAAGCGTTGGGCCCGCTCTGTATCATTTGAGCTGGGTGGAGACCTGTATGCTGTAGACCTAGAGAAGGGCTACTGGCCCCTGGGATCcaggaacagcagctggatcagagacaggaagagaggagCATGGAATGAGGAAGACAATGAAGAATTCAGTGGCATGGAAGTGACAGTCAAACCCACTACCAGCAACAAACTTGCACCACCTGCTATTAAAGTCACATATAG GTGCTCCATTCTTATGAATGACACCGTTAAATGTGATGGAGGCCTGTATAAGTCCCTTCAGGCATGGAAAGACCACAAATTGCACATAGAGCATGAG ATCGAAACCTTGCAGACCAAAATCAAGAACCTgcgtgaggtcaaaggtcacctgAAAAAAGTGCGGCCAGAGGAATGTCAGTGTAACACTCCCAG ttacCCCATCGAGAATAAGGAGACCGTCCAGCTCAATGCAGGACAAATGCACTCACTCAG AATGCCATCAAAGCAGAAGACTCAGtggctacagaaggagcagaaaCGCAGAAAGAAGCTACGTAAATTCCTGAAGAGGCTTCAGAACAACGACACCTGCAGCATGCCTGGCCTGACCTGCTTCACCCATGATAACCATCATTGGCAGACTGCCCCCTTCTGGACAA TGGGTCCATTCTGTGCATGCACCAGTGCCAACAACAACACATACTGGTGCCTCAGGACCATCAATGACACACACAATTTCCTGTTCTGTGAATTTGCTACCGGCTTCCTGGAGTATTTTGACCTCAACACTGACCCATACCAG CTGATAAATGCTGTCAACACCCTTGACCGCAATGCTCTGAATATGATGCATCAACAGCTTATGGAATTACGGGGCTGCAAGGGACATAAGCAGTGCAACCCAGAGAAGG GAGGAAAGGAGCGAAACTACTTCAGTGAATACAG ACCAGTTCATCGTCGAAAGAGGCCAAAAGTGAAGAAGCCCTCCTCCAAATCGCT GGGGCAGATTTGGGAAGGGTGGGTTGGCTAA